Genomic segment of Paraburkholderia agricolaris:
GCCGGCGAGGTGCCGCCCGCCGACGCCGCGGCTCACGAATGGGCGTGGCGCAGCTATCCGCTCCCCGAAGCTGAAAGTTCGACCACGCCGCAAAACGTAACCGCCGTCGCCGACAACATGGAAGCGGTCGCGATGCTGGTGCTCTCAGGGCATCATCTCGGCTATTTGCCGGGACATTTCGCGGCGCCGTTCGTCAAACAGGGCTTGCTGGCCGCGTTGAATCCCGCACAGATGCGATATCGTGTGGCGTTCCATATGGTCACGCGCGCGCGGCAGCATCGAACGGATATCGTTGAAGCGTTTATCGACGATATGAAATCCGCGCATCCGGCGCAGGTGTTGGAAGTGGATGAGTAAGCGGTTCGGCGTCGCACGTGCCGCCAAAAGAAAAGCCGCGCAATTGAAGCGCGGCTTTTTCCCTTTCGTAGGCAAACCGAAGCGGTTTAACCGTTGATCACGTCCGCGCCCTTCGGCACCGTGAACTTGAATGCATCGACCGGCAGCGGCGGATTCTTCTGAATGTTCGAGAAGGTCAGCAGTGTCACATTGCCGAACACATCGTGCAGTTCCATCGCCTCAAGATTGCCGTCCTTGAAGCCTATGCCGACGCGCTGAAACTGCGTGTCTTTCGCCTTGGGCGTCAACTCGAGCCAGTCGATGCCGGCCTTCACGCCCGCATCGCGCAGCGTGAAATTCTTGTCCAGATCGTTGCTGCCAAACAGAATCGCGGCGGGGCTCGCGCCGAGTGCGCCGCCAAGGCTGCGCACCGTCACCTGATTCAGGTCCTTGTCGTACACATAGAGCTTGTCGCCATCGGCTTGCAGCAATTGCGCATAAGGTTTCTCGTATTGCCAGATGAACTTGCCGGGACGCGCGAAAGTGAACGTGCCGCTAGACGTGCCGGTCTTGCCCGCTGTGGACAGTACGCCGCTCGCACCCTGCGCCTTGCTCGGCGCGCGCACTTCCTGCTGCACAAAGGTACCGCGCGCGGAATGCACCTGCGCGACGAACGCCTTCAGTTGCTCGGTGCCGCTCGCGAATGCCTGCGACGCAACGAGCACCGACGCGCCAATCGCCACGCTGCCGACGCCACGTACGATCGTGCGCGCGAGTTGGCTGAAACGGCCCGGTTGAGCACTCTGTCGAGCGTGCTGCTGCGCGAATAGTTGCATGGTGTTTTTCTCCCTTGATTGAATTTGTCGAGCGGTCATGGCGGCGGGCGTTAATTGCCGCGTCCGCCTGATCGTGGCG
This window contains:
- the lolA gene encoding outer membrane lipoprotein chaperone LolA — translated: MQLFAQQHARQSAQPGRFSQLARTIVRGVGSVAIGASVLVASQAFASGTEQLKAFVAQVHSARGTFVQQEVRAPSKAQGASGVLSTAGKTGTSSGTFTFARPGKFIWQYEKPYAQLLQADGDKLYVYDKDLNQVTVRSLGGALGASPAAILFGSNDLDKNFTLRDAGVKAGIDWLELTPKAKDTQFQRVGIGFKDGNLEAMELHDVFGNVTLLTFSNIQKNPPLPVDAFKFTVPKGADVING